The genomic interval ACAAGAAATTACAAATGGTATTTTCCCTGAACGATTTAACAACCACATCCGTTCATCAATCCGACGAGCAAGAAGCATTGTTCGAAACATATCCAAAACCATTTCATCACTTAAACCGAGTTTATGGTGTCGTTTCTCAACTTTTCCAACCATTTAAACCCCTCCCTACAGCCTATTAAAAATGTAATGCTAAGCCATCAACTGCAAGAGCCGCTTCACCGATAGCTTCCGATAAACTTGGATGAGGATGAACCGCTGAAGCTATTTCCCACGGAGTTGCATCCAATACTTTTGCAAGACTCGCTTCAGAGATCATATCCGTCACATGCGGCCCAATCATATGCACACCTAGCACATCATTCGTCTGTTCATCCGCAATGATTTTAACGAATCCTTCTGTTTCACCATATACAAGTGCCTTACCAATGGCTTTAAATGGAAAATTCCCGACTTTTATTGTAAATCCTTTTTTCAATGCCTCTTGCTCTGTATAGCCTACACTTGCTATTTCCGGACTGGCATAAATACATCTTGTAACCCATGAAGGATCTAAAGGTGTGGGCTGCTGTCTTGCTAAATGCTCAACAGCAATAATGCCTTCGCGTGCAGCTACATGTGCAAGCTGCAATCCCCCGATACAATCTCCTATTGCATAAATATGAGATTCCTTCGTTTGGTACATGCTGTTCGTTGAAATGTAACCTTGTTCAAGGGCAATCTCAGTATTTTCTAAACCAATATCAGTTACATTAGCGTCTCGTCCTACGGAAACAAGAATTTTGTCTCCCATATATTCTTGAAGTTCGCCATTCACCTCTGCCTTAATTGAGACAACTTCTCCTGTTTTCAAGGTTTCAGGTAATACTTTTGCTTCCGTCACAATACGAACCCCTTTTTCCCGAAGAGTACGCATCATTTCTTTCGCCACTTCTTCATCTTCGTGAGGAAGAATATACGGAGCATACTCAAGGACCGTTACTTGCACCCCGAAATCGTGCAACAGCGAAGCCCACTCTACCCCAATGACCCCTCCTCCGATTATAATGATCGACTGTGGCAATGTTTCTAATTGAAGAGCCTCTTCCGATGAAAGGACATACTGACCGTCAATTGATAAACCAGGTAATGTTTTTGGCCGAGAGCCCGTCGCAATAATGACATGCTGCGGCAGCAAAATGGCATTATCGCTCCCATCATTCATCTCTACAGAAATAGTCCCTGGCATGGGGGAAAAAATAGAAGGGCCCAATATTCTGCCCATCCCTTCATACACAGAAATTTTCCCTTGCTTTAATAAATGTTGTACACCGCTGTAGAGTTTGTTCACAATTCCCTCTTTTCGCTGCTGTACTCTAGCGAAATCTATTCCAACATGGTCCTTTAAAATGCCATATTCTTCACTCTTCTTTACAGTCCTGTATACTTCCGCACTTCGTAAAAGGGCCTTTGAAGGGATACAGCCGCTATGAAGACAGGTTCCTCCTAATTTTCTCTTTTCAACAACGGCTGTTTTCAAACCGAGCTGACTAGCCCGAATAGCGGCAACATAGCCTCCCGTCCCCCCACCTAGAATAACAACATCATACTCCTCTGCCATATTACTCCTCCTTCCTCTTGTACATATCCTTGACTTATTTACGACGATTTAAAATATGTTTTTCATTTTGTATAAATTGACTGCGTGAATATCTCATTCTAGCAATCCGTTCCTCTGCCATACGATTAGCAGCCTTATATGTTGGAATGTTGTCGCGCTTTGCAATCTCAAACACTTTAGTAATATTATCATAAATGTTCTCTACTTTCTTTAATGTGCGCTCACGATTATAACCTATTAGCTCATCTGCTACGTTAATTACTCCGCCAGCATTAATGACATAATCGGGAGCATAAATAATCCCTTTTTCATGAAGTTGTTCGCCATGAAGCGAGTTCTTTAATTGGTTATTCGCTGATCCGGCAATTACTTTTGCTTTTATGGTCGGAATGGTTTCATCATTCAGAACAGCACCCAGAGCACAAGGAGCATAAATATCACAATCTACATCATAAATCTCTGCTGGTTCAACCGCTTTTGCTCCAAATTCATTTACCGCTCGCTGAACAGCAGCTTGCTGAATATCTGTTACAATCAACTGCGCTCCTTCTTCATAAAGATGACGGCATAAATGATAGGCAACATTCCCCACGCCTTGGACGGCGACTGTTTTTCCTGCTAAAGAATCAGTACCGAATGCTTCCTTTGCTGCAGCCTTCATCCCTCGATATACACCATAAGCGGTCATCGGAGATGGATTCCCCGAAGAACCAAAGGCAGGTGATATTCCTGTTACATAATCCGTCTCTTCATGAATAAGATCCATATCCTCTACAGTCGTCCCTACATCTTCTGCCGTAATATAGCGTCCATTTAAACCTTGGATATAACGTCCAAATGCACGAAACATAGCTTCGTTTTTATCCGTATGTGGATTTCCAATAATTACGGCTTTTCCCCCGCCTAAATTCAAACCAGCTGCCGCATTTTTATATGTCATCCCTCTTGCTAATCTAAGCGCATCTTCAATTGCAGCTTCTTCAGATGGATACATCCACATTCGAGTACCACCAAGGGCAGGGCCTAATGTTGTATCATGAATCGCAATAATAGCCTTTAAGCCCGATTGTTTATCCTGGCAAAAAACAACTTGTTCATAATCATATTTCTCAAGATATTGAAACATTTCCATAGTAAAATCCCCCGGAAGATGTATTTTCATTTTGTATTGATTAAAATATGAATAGTTCATTCACATGGTTAACCTGAAATAAACTTCTCACCCATATAACACGCAAGTTTAATGCCACTATATGTAATTTCCGTATAAATTATATAAAAGAAGTCTCTCTCCTTGTATTCATAAGAAAAAAAAGAAGATGCTGAATAGGTTCACAGCATCTTTCTGTACACTCTCGTTCGTAAAATGTACCATTTTTTGCACAGTTAAGCAATATATTTCATGCAATCATTTGCACAAATTAGTTTTCTCCATTTTATAATATAAGCTTCTTACCGAAATCCCTAATGATTTAGCGGCCAATGTTTTATTGCCTTTAAAGGTTTGTAACGCTTGTTGAATTACTTTCGCTTCATAAGCTCCGACCATCTCATTTAATGAGTCACCGCTTTTAAAAGAAGGTGTAAACAATACAGCGGATTCCTTTGAAGGCTCAGCACTTGT from Peribacillus asahii carries:
- the lpdA gene encoding dihydrolipoyl dehydrogenase — protein: MAEEYDVVILGGGTGGYVAAIRASQLGLKTAVVEKRKLGGTCLHSGCIPSKALLRSAEVYRTVKKSEEYGILKDHVGIDFARVQQRKEGIVNKLYSGVQHLLKQGKISVYEGMGRILGPSIFSPMPGTISVEMNDGSDNAILLPQHVIIATGSRPKTLPGLSIDGQYVLSSEEALQLETLPQSIIIIGGGVIGVEWASLLHDFGVQVTVLEYAPYILPHEDEEVAKEMMRTLREKGVRIVTEAKVLPETLKTGEVVSIKAEVNGELQEYMGDKILVSVGRDANVTDIGLENTEIALEQGYISTNSMYQTKESHIYAIGDCIGGLQLAHVAAREGIIAVEHLARQQPTPLDPSWVTRCIYASPEIASVGYTEQEALKKGFTIKVGNFPFKAIGKALVYGETEGFVKIIADEQTNDVLGVHMIGPHVTDMISEASLAKVLDATPWEIASAVHPHPSLSEAIGEAALAVDGLALHF
- the bcd gene encoding branched-chain amino acid dehydrogenase; this encodes MEMFQYLEKYDYEQVVFCQDKQSGLKAIIAIHDTTLGPALGGTRMWMYPSEEAAIEDALRLARGMTYKNAAAGLNLGGGKAVIIGNPHTDKNEAMFRAFGRYIQGLNGRYITAEDVGTTVEDMDLIHEETDYVTGISPAFGSSGNPSPMTAYGVYRGMKAAAKEAFGTDSLAGKTVAVQGVGNVAYHLCRHLYEEGAQLIVTDIQQAAVQRAVNEFGAKAVEPAEIYDVDCDIYAPCALGAVLNDETIPTIKAKVIAGSANNQLKNSLHGEQLHEKGIIYAPDYVINAGGVINVADELIGYNRERTLKKVENIYDNITKVFEIAKRDNIPTYKAANRMAEERIARMRYSRSQFIQNEKHILNRRK